A region of Coccinella septempunctata chromosome 5, icCocSept1.1, whole genome shotgun sequence DNA encodes the following proteins:
- the LOC123313133 gene encoding uncharacterized protein LOC123313133 has translation MRLQFRYIRDTSNPFELPDEKFLKLFRLNKEATFSLIEELRGLVEEPTRKDTVPFYLQVFASLIFFSSGSYQTNIGEDLNIGISQPAMSRAINRISNLISTHLLASYIKFPTSEIEIRK, from the exons ATGAGACTACAATTTCGATATATAAGGGACACCAGTAATCCATTTGAATTGCCTGATGAAAAGTTTCTGAAACTGTTTCGCTTGAATAAGGAAGCAACATTTAGCTTGATAGAAGAGTTGCGTGGATTGGTTGAGGAACCGACCAGAAAAGATACAGTTCCTTTTTACCTACAA gtTTTCGCAAGTCTTATCTTCTTCAGTAGTGGTAGCTACCAAACTAATATTGGTGAAGACCTAAATATTGGAATAAGTCAGCCTGCTATGAGTAGAGCAATTAATAGAATCAGCAATCTTATATCAACCCATTTGTTGGCAAGTTATATTAAATTCCCAACAAGTGaaattgaaataagaaagtaa